A genomic region of Zalophus californianus isolate mZalCal1 chromosome 11, mZalCal1.pri.v2, whole genome shotgun sequence contains the following coding sequences:
- the EML3 gene encoding echinoderm microtubule-associated protein-like 3 isoform X1, giving the protein MDGAGGPGEAPAQEALQSLSRRLQVQEKEMELVKAALAEALRLLRLHTPPTPLQDPGTPAMPRDSSPAAPPGLPPTCGPSLVSRGTQTETEAETEPSAGPPGLSNGPPAPQGGSEEPGGTQSEGGGSSSSGTGSPGPPGVLRLVQPPQRADTPRRNSSSSSSPSERPRQKLSRKAASSANLLLRSGSTESRGGKDPLSSPGGPGSRRSNYNLEGISVKMFLRGRPITMYIPSGIRSLEELPSGPPPETLSLDWVYGYRGRDSRSNLFVLRSGEVVYFIACVVVLYRPEGGPGGPGGGGQRHYRGHTDCVRCLAVHPDGVRVASGQTAGVDKDGKPLQPVVHVWDSETLLKLQEIGLGAFERGVGALAFSVADQGAFLCVVDDSNEHMLSVWDCSRGTKLAEIKSTNDSVLAVGFSPRDSSCIVTSGKSHVHFWNWSGGAGLPGNGTLTRKQGVFGKYKKPKFIPCFVFLRDGDILTGDSEGNILTWGRSLSDSRTPGRGGAKETYGIVAQAHAHEGSIFALCLRRDGTVLSGGGRDRRLVQWGPGLVALQEAEIPEHFGAVRAIAEGLGSELLVGTTKNALLRGDLAQGFSPVIQGHTDELWGLCTHPFQNRFLTCGHDRQLCLWDGEGHALAWSIDLKETGLCADFHPSGAVVAVGLNTGRWLVLDTETREIVSDITDGNEQLSVVRYSPDGLYLAIGSHDNMIYIYSVSSDGAKSSRFGRCVGHSSFITHLDWSKDGSFIMSNSGDYEILYWDVVGGCKLLRNRYDSRDREWATYTCVLGFHVYGVWPDGSDGTDINSLCRSHNERVVAVADDFCKVHLFQYPCARAKAPSLVYGGHGSHVTSVRFTHDDSHLISLGGKDASIFQWRVLGAGGAGPAPATPSRTPSLSPASSLDV; this is encoded by the exons ATGGACGGGGCCGGGGGGCCCG GTGAGGCCCCTGCTCAGGAGGCCCTGCAGTCCTTGAGCCGGCGGCTTCAGGTGCAGGAGAAGGAGATGGAGCTGGTAAAGGCAGCCCTGGCAGAGGCCCTCCGCCTGCTGCGGCTGcacacgccccccacccccctgcaggACCCTGGCACGCCCGCTATGCCACGGGACAG CAGCCCTGCAGCGCCCCCAGGACTGCCACCCACATGTGGCCCCTCCTTGGTGAGCCGGGGCACCCAGAccgagacagaggcagagacggAGCCATCCGCTGGACCCCCTGGCCTGAGCAatgggcccccagccccccagggggGCAGCGAAGAGCCTGGTGGGACCCAGTCTGAAGGAGGGGGCAGCAGCAGCAGTGGCACTGGCTCCCCCGGCCCCCCGGGGGTCCTCAGGCTTGTGCAGCCCCCACAGCGTGCTGACAC GCCACGGAgaaattcttcctcctcctcatccccctCAGAGCGGCCTCGGCAGAAACTCTCCCGGAAGGCAGCTTCCTCAGCCAACCTGCTGTTGCGGTCAGGGAGCACAGAGAG CCGTGGGGGGAAAGACCCCCTCTCCAGCCCCGGGGGTCCTGGGTCTCGGAGGAGCAACTATAATTTGG AAGGCATCTCAGTGAAGATGTTCCTTCGTGGCCGCCCCATTACCATGTACATCCCGTCTGGCATCCGCAGCCTTGAGGAGCTGCCCAGCGGCCCACCCCCGGAGACCCTCAGCCTTGACTGGGT TTATGGGTACAGGGGTCGTGACTCCCGCTCTAATCTGTTTGTGCTGCGCTCTGGGGAGGTGGTCTACTTTATCGCCTGTGTGGTGGTGCTGTACCGGCCCGAGGGAGGCCCAGGGGGTCCTGGAGGTGGCGGCCAGAGACATTACCGGGGCCACACGGACTGCGTTCGCTG CCTGGCCGTCCACCCCGATGGTGTTCGTGTAGCCTCAGGACAGACAGCTGGAGTGGATAAAGATGGAAAG CCCCTGCAGCCGGTGGTTCACGTCTGGGACTCAGAGACCCTGCTGAAGCTGCAGGAGATTGGACTGGGGGCCTTCGAGCGGGGTGTGGGAGCCCTGGCCTTTTCAGTGGCG GATCAGGGTGCTTTTCTTTGTGTGGTGGATGATTCCAATGAGCACATGCTGTCAGTGTGGGACTGTAGCCGAGGCACAAAGCTGGCTGAGATCAAG AGTACAAATGACTCAGTCTTGGCCGTTGGCTTCAGCCCTCGTGACAGCAGTTGCATTGTCACCAGCGGGAAATCCCACGTCCACTTCTGGAACTGGAGCGGAGGAGCAGGGCTTCCTGGGAACGGGACGCTCACCCGGAAACAGGGTGTCTTTGGG AAATACAAGAAACCCAAGTTTATCCCTTGCTTTGTGTTCCTCCGGGATGGAGACATTCTCACTGGGGATTCAGAGGGGAACATTCTCACCTGGGGGCGGAGCCTCTcagattccaggaccccaggcaggggtggggccaaAG AGACCTACGGGATTGTAGCCCAGGCCCACGCTCATGAAGGTTCCATCTTTGCCCTCTGTCTCCGGCGGGACGGGACTGTGCTGAGTGGTGGTGGACGGGACCGCCGGCTGGTCCAGTGGGGGCCGGGATTGGTGGCCCTCCAGGAGGCTGAG ATTCCTGAACACTTCGGGGCGGTGCGGGCCATTGCGGAGGGGCTGGGCTCCGAGCTGCTGGTGGGAACCACGAAGAATGCGTTGCTGAGGGGAGATCTGGCCCAGGGCTTCTCCCCTGTAATCCAG GGCCACACGGATGAGCTCTGGGGGCTCTGCACGCATCCCTTCCAGAACCGCTTCCTGACCTGTGGCCACGACCGGCAGCTCTGCCTGTGGGATGGGGAGGGCCATGCGCTGGCCTGGAGCATTGACCTCAAG gAGACTGGTCTCTGTGCTGACTTCCACCCCAGTGGGGCAGTTGTGGCCGTAGGACTGAACACAGGGAG gtGGCTGGTTTTGGACACAGAGACCCGTGAGATCGTGTCGGACATCACTGACGGCAATGAGCAGCTCTCAGTGGTCCGGTACAGCCCAG ATGGGTTGTACCTGGCCATCGGTTCCCATGACAACATGATCTACATCTATAGCGTTTCCAGTGATGGTGCCAAGTCCAGCCGCTTTGGCCGCTGTGTG GGTCACTCCAGCTTCATCACTCATCTTGACTGGTCCAAGGATGGGAGTTTCATCATGTCCAATTCCGGGGACTATGAGATCCTTTACT GGGACGTGGTTGGAGGCTGCAAGCTCCTGAGGAATCGCTATGACAGCCGAGACCGGGAGTGGGCCACCTATACCTGCGTGCTAGGCTTCCACGTCTATG GCGTGTGGCCAGACGGCTCGGATGGCACCGACATCAACTCCCTGTGCCGCTCCCACAACGAACGCGTGGTGGCCGTGGCCGACGACTTCTGCAAAGTGCACCTGTTCCAGTACCCGTGCGCGCGTGCCAAG GCGCCGAGCCTCGTGTACGGCGGCCACGGCAGCCACGTGACCAGCGTCCGGTTCACGCACGACGACTCGCACCTCATCTCGCTGGGCGGCAAGGACGCCAGCATCTTCCAGTGGCGAGTGCTGGGCGCTGGGGGCGCGGGGCCGGCGCCCGCCACGCCCTCTCGaaccccctccctgtcccccgcCTCCTCTCTCGACGTCTGA
- the EML3 gene encoding echinoderm microtubule-associated protein-like 3 isoform X3, whose translation MGPQPPRGAAKSLVGPSLKEGAAAAVALAPPAPRGSSGLCSPHSVLTQRPRQKLSRKAASSANLLLRSGSTESRGGKDPLSSPGGPGSRRSNYNLEGISVKMFLRGRPITMYIPSGIRSLEELPSGPPPETLSLDWVYGYRGRDSRSNLFVLRSGEVVYFIACVVVLYRPEGGPGGPGGGGQRHYRGHTDCVRCLAVHPDGVRVASGQTAGVDKDGKPLQPVVHVWDSETLLKLQEIGLGAFERGVGALAFSVADQGAFLCVVDDSNEHMLSVWDCSRGTKLAEIKSTNDSVLAVGFSPRDSSCIVTSGKSHVHFWNWSGGAGLPGNGTLTRKQGVFGKYKKPKFIPCFVFLRDGDILTGDSEGNILTWGRSLSDSRTPGRGGAKETYGIVAQAHAHEGSIFALCLRRDGTVLSGGGRDRRLVQWGPGLVALQEAEIPEHFGAVRAIAEGLGSELLVGTTKNALLRGDLAQGFSPVIQGHTDELWGLCTHPFQNRFLTCGHDRQLCLWDGEGHALAWSIDLKETGLCADFHPSGAVVAVGLNTGRWLVLDTETREIVSDITDGNEQLSVVRYSPDGLYLAIGSHDNMIYIYSVSSDGAKSSRFGRCVGHSSFITHLDWSKDGSFIMSNSGDYEILYWDVVGGCKLLRNRYDSRDREWATYTCVLGFHVYGVWPDGSDGTDINSLCRSHNERVVAVADDFCKVHLFQYPCARAKAPSLVYGGHGSHVTSVRFTHDDSHLISLGGKDASIFQWRVLGAGGAGPAPATPSRTPSLSPASSLDV comes from the exons atgggcccccagccccccagggggGCAGCGAAGAGCCTGGTGGGACCCAGTCTGAAGGAGGGGGCAGCAGCAGCAGTGGCACTGGCTCCCCCGGCCCCCCGGGGGTCCTCAGGCTTGTGCAGCCCCCACAGCGTGCTGACAC AGCGGCCTCGGCAGAAACTCTCCCGGAAGGCAGCTTCCTCAGCCAACCTGCTGTTGCGGTCAGGGAGCACAGAGAG CCGTGGGGGGAAAGACCCCCTCTCCAGCCCCGGGGGTCCTGGGTCTCGGAGGAGCAACTATAATTTGG AAGGCATCTCAGTGAAGATGTTCCTTCGTGGCCGCCCCATTACCATGTACATCCCGTCTGGCATCCGCAGCCTTGAGGAGCTGCCCAGCGGCCCACCCCCGGAGACCCTCAGCCTTGACTGGGT TTATGGGTACAGGGGTCGTGACTCCCGCTCTAATCTGTTTGTGCTGCGCTCTGGGGAGGTGGTCTACTTTATCGCCTGTGTGGTGGTGCTGTACCGGCCCGAGGGAGGCCCAGGGGGTCCTGGAGGTGGCGGCCAGAGACATTACCGGGGCCACACGGACTGCGTTCGCTG CCTGGCCGTCCACCCCGATGGTGTTCGTGTAGCCTCAGGACAGACAGCTGGAGTGGATAAAGATGGAAAG CCCCTGCAGCCGGTGGTTCACGTCTGGGACTCAGAGACCCTGCTGAAGCTGCAGGAGATTGGACTGGGGGCCTTCGAGCGGGGTGTGGGAGCCCTGGCCTTTTCAGTGGCG GATCAGGGTGCTTTTCTTTGTGTGGTGGATGATTCCAATGAGCACATGCTGTCAGTGTGGGACTGTAGCCGAGGCACAAAGCTGGCTGAGATCAAG AGTACAAATGACTCAGTCTTGGCCGTTGGCTTCAGCCCTCGTGACAGCAGTTGCATTGTCACCAGCGGGAAATCCCACGTCCACTTCTGGAACTGGAGCGGAGGAGCAGGGCTTCCTGGGAACGGGACGCTCACCCGGAAACAGGGTGTCTTTGGG AAATACAAGAAACCCAAGTTTATCCCTTGCTTTGTGTTCCTCCGGGATGGAGACATTCTCACTGGGGATTCAGAGGGGAACATTCTCACCTGGGGGCGGAGCCTCTcagattccaggaccccaggcaggggtggggccaaAG AGACCTACGGGATTGTAGCCCAGGCCCACGCTCATGAAGGTTCCATCTTTGCCCTCTGTCTCCGGCGGGACGGGACTGTGCTGAGTGGTGGTGGACGGGACCGCCGGCTGGTCCAGTGGGGGCCGGGATTGGTGGCCCTCCAGGAGGCTGAG ATTCCTGAACACTTCGGGGCGGTGCGGGCCATTGCGGAGGGGCTGGGCTCCGAGCTGCTGGTGGGAACCACGAAGAATGCGTTGCTGAGGGGAGATCTGGCCCAGGGCTTCTCCCCTGTAATCCAG GGCCACACGGATGAGCTCTGGGGGCTCTGCACGCATCCCTTCCAGAACCGCTTCCTGACCTGTGGCCACGACCGGCAGCTCTGCCTGTGGGATGGGGAGGGCCATGCGCTGGCCTGGAGCATTGACCTCAAG gAGACTGGTCTCTGTGCTGACTTCCACCCCAGTGGGGCAGTTGTGGCCGTAGGACTGAACACAGGGAG gtGGCTGGTTTTGGACACAGAGACCCGTGAGATCGTGTCGGACATCACTGACGGCAATGAGCAGCTCTCAGTGGTCCGGTACAGCCCAG ATGGGTTGTACCTGGCCATCGGTTCCCATGACAACATGATCTACATCTATAGCGTTTCCAGTGATGGTGCCAAGTCCAGCCGCTTTGGCCGCTGTGTG GGTCACTCCAGCTTCATCACTCATCTTGACTGGTCCAAGGATGGGAGTTTCATCATGTCCAATTCCGGGGACTATGAGATCCTTTACT GGGACGTGGTTGGAGGCTGCAAGCTCCTGAGGAATCGCTATGACAGCCGAGACCGGGAGTGGGCCACCTATACCTGCGTGCTAGGCTTCCACGTCTATG GCGTGTGGCCAGACGGCTCGGATGGCACCGACATCAACTCCCTGTGCCGCTCCCACAACGAACGCGTGGTGGCCGTGGCCGACGACTTCTGCAAAGTGCACCTGTTCCAGTACCCGTGCGCGCGTGCCAAG GCGCCGAGCCTCGTGTACGGCGGCCACGGCAGCCACGTGACCAGCGTCCGGTTCACGCACGACGACTCGCACCTCATCTCGCTGGGCGGCAAGGACGCCAGCATCTTCCAGTGGCGAGTGCTGGGCGCTGGGGGCGCGGGGCCGGCGCCCGCCACGCCCTCTCGaaccccctccctgtcccccgcCTCCTCTCTCGACGTCTGA
- the EML3 gene encoding echinoderm microtubule-associated protein-like 3 isoform X4 produces MRFIVQVLGPDPLRLLFSLPNSRGGKDPLSSPGGPGSRRSNYNLEGISVKMFLRGRPITMYIPSGIRSLEELPSGPPPETLSLDWVYGYRGRDSRSNLFVLRSGEVVYFIACVVVLYRPEGGPGGPGGGGQRHYRGHTDCVRCLAVHPDGVRVASGQTAGVDKDGKPLQPVVHVWDSETLLKLQEIGLGAFERGVGALAFSVADQGAFLCVVDDSNEHMLSVWDCSRGTKLAEIKSTNDSVLAVGFSPRDSSCIVTSGKSHVHFWNWSGGAGLPGNGTLTRKQGVFGKYKKPKFIPCFVFLRDGDILTGDSEGNILTWGRSLSDSRTPGRGGAKETYGIVAQAHAHEGSIFALCLRRDGTVLSGGGRDRRLVQWGPGLVALQEAEIPEHFGAVRAIAEGLGSELLVGTTKNALLRGDLAQGFSPVIQGHTDELWGLCTHPFQNRFLTCGHDRQLCLWDGEGHALAWSIDLKETGLCADFHPSGAVVAVGLNTGRWLVLDTETREIVSDITDGNEQLSVVRYSPDGLYLAIGSHDNMIYIYSVSSDGAKSSRFGRCVGHSSFITHLDWSKDGSFIMSNSGDYEILYWDVVGGCKLLRNRYDSRDREWATYTCVLGFHVYGVWPDGSDGTDINSLCRSHNERVVAVADDFCKVHLFQYPCARAKAPSLVYGGHGSHVTSVRFTHDDSHLISLGGKDASIFQWRVLGAGGAGPAPATPSRTPSLSPASSLDV; encoded by the exons ATGCGGTTCATTGTCCAG GTCTTGGGACCTGACCCCCTccgtctgcttttctctcttcccaacAGCCGTGGGGGGAAAGACCCCCTCTCCAGCCCCGGGGGTCCTGGGTCTCGGAGGAGCAACTATAATTTGG AAGGCATCTCAGTGAAGATGTTCCTTCGTGGCCGCCCCATTACCATGTACATCCCGTCTGGCATCCGCAGCCTTGAGGAGCTGCCCAGCGGCCCACCCCCGGAGACCCTCAGCCTTGACTGGGT TTATGGGTACAGGGGTCGTGACTCCCGCTCTAATCTGTTTGTGCTGCGCTCTGGGGAGGTGGTCTACTTTATCGCCTGTGTGGTGGTGCTGTACCGGCCCGAGGGAGGCCCAGGGGGTCCTGGAGGTGGCGGCCAGAGACATTACCGGGGCCACACGGACTGCGTTCGCTG CCTGGCCGTCCACCCCGATGGTGTTCGTGTAGCCTCAGGACAGACAGCTGGAGTGGATAAAGATGGAAAG CCCCTGCAGCCGGTGGTTCACGTCTGGGACTCAGAGACCCTGCTGAAGCTGCAGGAGATTGGACTGGGGGCCTTCGAGCGGGGTGTGGGAGCCCTGGCCTTTTCAGTGGCG GATCAGGGTGCTTTTCTTTGTGTGGTGGATGATTCCAATGAGCACATGCTGTCAGTGTGGGACTGTAGCCGAGGCACAAAGCTGGCTGAGATCAAG AGTACAAATGACTCAGTCTTGGCCGTTGGCTTCAGCCCTCGTGACAGCAGTTGCATTGTCACCAGCGGGAAATCCCACGTCCACTTCTGGAACTGGAGCGGAGGAGCAGGGCTTCCTGGGAACGGGACGCTCACCCGGAAACAGGGTGTCTTTGGG AAATACAAGAAACCCAAGTTTATCCCTTGCTTTGTGTTCCTCCGGGATGGAGACATTCTCACTGGGGATTCAGAGGGGAACATTCTCACCTGGGGGCGGAGCCTCTcagattccaggaccccaggcaggggtggggccaaAG AGACCTACGGGATTGTAGCCCAGGCCCACGCTCATGAAGGTTCCATCTTTGCCCTCTGTCTCCGGCGGGACGGGACTGTGCTGAGTGGTGGTGGACGGGACCGCCGGCTGGTCCAGTGGGGGCCGGGATTGGTGGCCCTCCAGGAGGCTGAG ATTCCTGAACACTTCGGGGCGGTGCGGGCCATTGCGGAGGGGCTGGGCTCCGAGCTGCTGGTGGGAACCACGAAGAATGCGTTGCTGAGGGGAGATCTGGCCCAGGGCTTCTCCCCTGTAATCCAG GGCCACACGGATGAGCTCTGGGGGCTCTGCACGCATCCCTTCCAGAACCGCTTCCTGACCTGTGGCCACGACCGGCAGCTCTGCCTGTGGGATGGGGAGGGCCATGCGCTGGCCTGGAGCATTGACCTCAAG gAGACTGGTCTCTGTGCTGACTTCCACCCCAGTGGGGCAGTTGTGGCCGTAGGACTGAACACAGGGAG gtGGCTGGTTTTGGACACAGAGACCCGTGAGATCGTGTCGGACATCACTGACGGCAATGAGCAGCTCTCAGTGGTCCGGTACAGCCCAG ATGGGTTGTACCTGGCCATCGGTTCCCATGACAACATGATCTACATCTATAGCGTTTCCAGTGATGGTGCCAAGTCCAGCCGCTTTGGCCGCTGTGTG GGTCACTCCAGCTTCATCACTCATCTTGACTGGTCCAAGGATGGGAGTTTCATCATGTCCAATTCCGGGGACTATGAGATCCTTTACT GGGACGTGGTTGGAGGCTGCAAGCTCCTGAGGAATCGCTATGACAGCCGAGACCGGGAGTGGGCCACCTATACCTGCGTGCTAGGCTTCCACGTCTATG GCGTGTGGCCAGACGGCTCGGATGGCACCGACATCAACTCCCTGTGCCGCTCCCACAACGAACGCGTGGTGGCCGTGGCCGACGACTTCTGCAAAGTGCACCTGTTCCAGTACCCGTGCGCGCGTGCCAAG GCGCCGAGCCTCGTGTACGGCGGCCACGGCAGCCACGTGACCAGCGTCCGGTTCACGCACGACGACTCGCACCTCATCTCGCTGGGCGGCAAGGACGCCAGCATCTTCCAGTGGCGAGTGCTGGGCGCTGGGGGCGCGGGGCCGGCGCCCGCCACGCCCTCTCGaaccccctccctgtcccccgcCTCCTCTCTCGACGTCTGA
- the EML3 gene encoding echinoderm microtubule-associated protein-like 3 isoform X2: MDGAGGPGEAPAQEALQSLSRRLQVQEKEMELVKAALAEALRLLRLHTPPTPLQDPGTPAMPRDSPAAPPGLPPTCGPSLVSRGTQTETEAETEPSAGPPGLSNGPPAPQGGSEEPGGTQSEGGGSSSSGTGSPGPPGVLRLVQPPQRADTPRRNSSSSSSPSERPRQKLSRKAASSANLLLRSGSTESRGGKDPLSSPGGPGSRRSNYNLEGISVKMFLRGRPITMYIPSGIRSLEELPSGPPPETLSLDWVYGYRGRDSRSNLFVLRSGEVVYFIACVVVLYRPEGGPGGPGGGGQRHYRGHTDCVRCLAVHPDGVRVASGQTAGVDKDGKPLQPVVHVWDSETLLKLQEIGLGAFERGVGALAFSVADQGAFLCVVDDSNEHMLSVWDCSRGTKLAEIKSTNDSVLAVGFSPRDSSCIVTSGKSHVHFWNWSGGAGLPGNGTLTRKQGVFGKYKKPKFIPCFVFLRDGDILTGDSEGNILTWGRSLSDSRTPGRGGAKETYGIVAQAHAHEGSIFALCLRRDGTVLSGGGRDRRLVQWGPGLVALQEAEIPEHFGAVRAIAEGLGSELLVGTTKNALLRGDLAQGFSPVIQGHTDELWGLCTHPFQNRFLTCGHDRQLCLWDGEGHALAWSIDLKETGLCADFHPSGAVVAVGLNTGRWLVLDTETREIVSDITDGNEQLSVVRYSPDGLYLAIGSHDNMIYIYSVSSDGAKSSRFGRCVGHSSFITHLDWSKDGSFIMSNSGDYEILYWDVVGGCKLLRNRYDSRDREWATYTCVLGFHVYGVWPDGSDGTDINSLCRSHNERVVAVADDFCKVHLFQYPCARAKAPSLVYGGHGSHVTSVRFTHDDSHLISLGGKDASIFQWRVLGAGGAGPAPATPSRTPSLSPASSLDV, from the exons ATGGACGGGGCCGGGGGGCCCG GTGAGGCCCCTGCTCAGGAGGCCCTGCAGTCCTTGAGCCGGCGGCTTCAGGTGCAGGAGAAGGAGATGGAGCTGGTAAAGGCAGCCCTGGCAGAGGCCCTCCGCCTGCTGCGGCTGcacacgccccccacccccctgcaggACCCTGGCACGCCCGCTATGCCACGGGACAG CCCTGCAGCGCCCCCAGGACTGCCACCCACATGTGGCCCCTCCTTGGTGAGCCGGGGCACCCAGAccgagacagaggcagagacggAGCCATCCGCTGGACCCCCTGGCCTGAGCAatgggcccccagccccccagggggGCAGCGAAGAGCCTGGTGGGACCCAGTCTGAAGGAGGGGGCAGCAGCAGCAGTGGCACTGGCTCCCCCGGCCCCCCGGGGGTCCTCAGGCTTGTGCAGCCCCCACAGCGTGCTGACAC GCCACGGAgaaattcttcctcctcctcatccccctCAGAGCGGCCTCGGCAGAAACTCTCCCGGAAGGCAGCTTCCTCAGCCAACCTGCTGTTGCGGTCAGGGAGCACAGAGAG CCGTGGGGGGAAAGACCCCCTCTCCAGCCCCGGGGGTCCTGGGTCTCGGAGGAGCAACTATAATTTGG AAGGCATCTCAGTGAAGATGTTCCTTCGTGGCCGCCCCATTACCATGTACATCCCGTCTGGCATCCGCAGCCTTGAGGAGCTGCCCAGCGGCCCACCCCCGGAGACCCTCAGCCTTGACTGGGT TTATGGGTACAGGGGTCGTGACTCCCGCTCTAATCTGTTTGTGCTGCGCTCTGGGGAGGTGGTCTACTTTATCGCCTGTGTGGTGGTGCTGTACCGGCCCGAGGGAGGCCCAGGGGGTCCTGGAGGTGGCGGCCAGAGACATTACCGGGGCCACACGGACTGCGTTCGCTG CCTGGCCGTCCACCCCGATGGTGTTCGTGTAGCCTCAGGACAGACAGCTGGAGTGGATAAAGATGGAAAG CCCCTGCAGCCGGTGGTTCACGTCTGGGACTCAGAGACCCTGCTGAAGCTGCAGGAGATTGGACTGGGGGCCTTCGAGCGGGGTGTGGGAGCCCTGGCCTTTTCAGTGGCG GATCAGGGTGCTTTTCTTTGTGTGGTGGATGATTCCAATGAGCACATGCTGTCAGTGTGGGACTGTAGCCGAGGCACAAAGCTGGCTGAGATCAAG AGTACAAATGACTCAGTCTTGGCCGTTGGCTTCAGCCCTCGTGACAGCAGTTGCATTGTCACCAGCGGGAAATCCCACGTCCACTTCTGGAACTGGAGCGGAGGAGCAGGGCTTCCTGGGAACGGGACGCTCACCCGGAAACAGGGTGTCTTTGGG AAATACAAGAAACCCAAGTTTATCCCTTGCTTTGTGTTCCTCCGGGATGGAGACATTCTCACTGGGGATTCAGAGGGGAACATTCTCACCTGGGGGCGGAGCCTCTcagattccaggaccccaggcaggggtggggccaaAG AGACCTACGGGATTGTAGCCCAGGCCCACGCTCATGAAGGTTCCATCTTTGCCCTCTGTCTCCGGCGGGACGGGACTGTGCTGAGTGGTGGTGGACGGGACCGCCGGCTGGTCCAGTGGGGGCCGGGATTGGTGGCCCTCCAGGAGGCTGAG ATTCCTGAACACTTCGGGGCGGTGCGGGCCATTGCGGAGGGGCTGGGCTCCGAGCTGCTGGTGGGAACCACGAAGAATGCGTTGCTGAGGGGAGATCTGGCCCAGGGCTTCTCCCCTGTAATCCAG GGCCACACGGATGAGCTCTGGGGGCTCTGCACGCATCCCTTCCAGAACCGCTTCCTGACCTGTGGCCACGACCGGCAGCTCTGCCTGTGGGATGGGGAGGGCCATGCGCTGGCCTGGAGCATTGACCTCAAG gAGACTGGTCTCTGTGCTGACTTCCACCCCAGTGGGGCAGTTGTGGCCGTAGGACTGAACACAGGGAG gtGGCTGGTTTTGGACACAGAGACCCGTGAGATCGTGTCGGACATCACTGACGGCAATGAGCAGCTCTCAGTGGTCCGGTACAGCCCAG ATGGGTTGTACCTGGCCATCGGTTCCCATGACAACATGATCTACATCTATAGCGTTTCCAGTGATGGTGCCAAGTCCAGCCGCTTTGGCCGCTGTGTG GGTCACTCCAGCTTCATCACTCATCTTGACTGGTCCAAGGATGGGAGTTTCATCATGTCCAATTCCGGGGACTATGAGATCCTTTACT GGGACGTGGTTGGAGGCTGCAAGCTCCTGAGGAATCGCTATGACAGCCGAGACCGGGAGTGGGCCACCTATACCTGCGTGCTAGGCTTCCACGTCTATG GCGTGTGGCCAGACGGCTCGGATGGCACCGACATCAACTCCCTGTGCCGCTCCCACAACGAACGCGTGGTGGCCGTGGCCGACGACTTCTGCAAAGTGCACCTGTTCCAGTACCCGTGCGCGCGTGCCAAG GCGCCGAGCCTCGTGTACGGCGGCCACGGCAGCCACGTGACCAGCGTCCGGTTCACGCACGACGACTCGCACCTCATCTCGCTGGGCGGCAAGGACGCCAGCATCTTCCAGTGGCGAGTGCTGGGCGCTGGGGGCGCGGGGCCGGCGCCCGCCACGCCCTCTCGaaccccctccctgtcccccgcCTCCTCTCTCGACGTCTGA